A window from Heteronotia binoei isolate CCM8104 ecotype False Entrance Well chromosome 15, APGP_CSIRO_Hbin_v1, whole genome shotgun sequence encodes these proteins:
- the LOC132583286 gene encoding ribonuclease-like: protein MSPKGQTLCLLLTVACPWLPCEAIEYVEFLKRHLDYPKSTFGNDNAYCEAMMHDRGMLCWQSNTFVHASEYEVQSLCSSRGHLVAELERSSIPFPITVCSRRGKKPQGACSYEGKSLTKEIWVTCLKGLPVYFNKYG from the coding sequence ATGTCACCCAAGGGCCAGACCCTTTGCCTCCTGCTAACGGTGGCCTGCCCGTGGCTGCCCTGTGAGGCCATCGAGTATGTTGAGTTCCTGAAAAGGCACCTGGACTACCCCAAGTCCACCTTTGGAAATGACAACGCCTATTGCGAGGCGATGATGCACGACAGAGGCATGTTGTGTTGGCAGAGCAACACCTTCGTCCACGCCAGCGAGTACGAGGTGCAGTCCCTCTGCAGCTCCAGGGGGCACCTGGTGGCAGAACTGGAGAGGAGCTCCATCCCCTTCCCCATCACCGTCTGCTCCAGGAGAGGGAAGAAGCCCCAAGGGGCTTGCAGCTACGAGGGGAAGAGCCTGACCAAGGAGATCTGGGTCACCTGCCTGAAAGGCCTCCCCGTCTACTTCAACAAATATGGGTAG
- the LOC132583285 gene encoding ribonuclease-like — protein MSPSGYTLCLLLLVAAVWLWLPCCEGKDYRGFLKRHQDNPKSNYGGNNNYCYNMMRRKGLKCAGSNTFIHASEEQLKSICNSRGQILKGITTSKTLFAITVCQRRRRGLRWRLCRYKGKSKIRRIRVICKKGLPVRYISYL, from the coding sequence ATGTCGCCCTCTGGCTACACCCTTTGCCTCCTGCTCCTGGTGGCGGCCGTCTGGCTGTGGCTGCCCTGCTGCGAAGGCAAGGACTACCGAGGCTTCCTGAAGAGGCACCAAGACAACCCCAAGTCGAACTACGGCGGCAACAACAACTACTGCTACAACATGATGCGCCGCAAGGGTCTGAAGTGCGCGGGGAGCAACACCTTCATCCACGCCAGCGAGGAGCAGCTGAAGTCCATCTGCAACTCCAGGGGGCAGATCCTGAAGGGGATCACCACCAGCAAGACCCTCTTTGCTATCACCGTCTGCCAGCGGCGGAGGAGGGGCTTGCGCTGGAGGCTGTGCAGGTACAAGGGAAAGAGCAAGATCAGGAGGATCCGGGTCATTTGCAAGAAAGGCCTGCCGGTCCGCTACATCTCCTACCTGTAG